A stretch of the Phycisphaeraceae bacterium genome encodes the following:
- a CDS encoding fibro-slime domain-containing protein, giving the protein MNRQSSSVFASVSVLGVLAAAGLAMVSAPHSGAAATADPFEHLPTSLTLSGVVRDFKELSVSQGGHADFERTPTRGFGMYAGEVADQLDADGKPVFQSTGYKVSTQWRDSMNRNISPPRSHIAAKPGDIAGVKETSLGGSTTNAENFAKWFRDVPGVNMAAPYAVTLKRQPNSNMYTFDDKTDELFKGRGGFFPINGELFGNSSGETKNFHFTYEIDTRFVYKRGAGQVFTFTGDDDVFVFIDGKCVIDLGGVHSAVSQTIDLDRLAWLQDNKTYSLKFFFAERHRTQSNFRIDTTLTLLPAQLPSAAAVFD; this is encoded by the coding sequence ATGAACCGGCAGTCCAGCAGCGTGTTTGCTTCGGTTTCGGTGCTCGGTGTGTTGGCGGCCGCCGGGCTCGCGATGGTCTCCGCCCCGCACTCCGGCGCGGCGGCGACGGCGGATCCCTTTGAGCACCTCCCGACGTCGCTGACGCTCTCGGGCGTGGTCCGTGACTTCAAGGAGCTCTCCGTCTCCCAGGGCGGGCACGCGGACTTCGAGCGCACCCCCACCCGCGGCTTCGGCATGTACGCCGGCGAGGTCGCCGACCAGCTCGACGCGGACGGCAAGCCCGTGTTCCAGTCGACCGGCTACAAGGTCTCGACCCAGTGGCGGGACTCCATGAACCGCAACATCTCGCCTCCGCGCAGCCACATCGCGGCCAAGCCCGGCGACATCGCGGGCGTCAAGGAGACGAGCCTCGGCGGCTCGACGACCAACGCCGAGAACTTCGCCAAGTGGTTCCGGGACGTCCCCGGCGTGAACATGGCCGCCCCGTACGCCGTCACGCTCAAGCGCCAGCCCAACTCGAACATGTACACGTTCGACGACAAGACCGACGAGCTCTTCAAGGGCCGCGGCGGGTTCTTCCCCATCAACGGCGAGCTCTTCGGCAACTCAAGCGGCGAGACGAAGAACTTCCACTTCACCTACGAGATCGACACGCGATTCGTGTACAAGCGCGGCGCCGGCCAGGTCTTCACCTTCACCGGCGACGACGACGTGTTCGTCTTCATCGACGGCAAGTGCGTCATCGACCTGGGCGGCGTCCACTCGGCCGTCAGCCAGACGATCGACCTCGACCGCCTGGCCTGGTTGCAGGACAACAAGACCTACTCGCTGAAGTTCTTCTTCGCGGAGCGCCACCGTACGCAGTCCAACTTCCGCATCGACACCACGCTCACGCTGTTGCCGGCTCAGCTGCCGTCGGCCGCCGCGGTGTTCGATTGA
- the rpmG gene encoding 50S ribosomal protein L33, protein MAKKGKAAAREFVWLQCTETGDLNYRTEINVKGGVAEKIKAGFKKYSPRLRKHTLHKVKRK, encoded by the coding sequence ATGGCAAAGAAGGGAAAAGCGGCCGCCCGCGAGTTCGTGTGGCTCCAGTGCACCGAGACCGGTGACCTGAACTACCGCACCGAGATCAACGTCAAAGGCGGTGTCGCCGAGAAGATCAAGGCCGGCTTCAAGAAGTACTCGCCGCGTCTGCGCAAGCACACGCTGCACAAGGTCAAGAGGAAGTGA
- the tuf gene encoding elongation factor Tu, with translation MAKGVFERTKPHVNVGTIGHIDHGKSTLTAALSARSGAKFGVVTKSYAEITKGGTVRDATKTVTIAASHTEYETDKRHYAHVDCPGHADFVKNMITGAAQMDGAILVVSAADGPMPQTREHVLLARQVGVPYIVVFLNKVDLVDDVELLDLVEMEVRDLLKKYGFPGDEVPVIRGSSKPALENPKDDAANKCIDELFAAIDQFIPEPARETDKPFLMSVEDVFSIKGRGTVATGRIERGIVKVGDAVEIVGLHKDNKTSTITGVEMFQKTLDQGIAGDNVGALLRGIEKDQIERGQVICKPGSIKPHSKFKGQVYVLTKEEGGRTTPFFNGYRPQFYFRTTDVTGAVKLLGGAEMCMPGDNIEMEVDLGDKPVAMEKGLRFAVREGGRTIGSGTVTEIIE, from the coding sequence ATGGCGAAGGGAGTTTTTGAGCGGACCAAGCCCCACGTCAACGTCGGGACGATCGGGCATATCGACCACGGCAAGAGCACGCTGACGGCGGCCCTTTCCGCCCGGTCGGGCGCGAAGTTCGGCGTGGTGACCAAGTCCTACGCGGAAATCACCAAGGGCGGCACCGTCCGCGACGCGACCAAGACCGTGACCATCGCGGCCTCGCACACCGAGTACGAGACCGACAAGCGGCACTACGCCCACGTCGACTGCCCGGGCCACGCCGACTTCGTGAAGAACATGATCACCGGTGCCGCCCAGATGGACGGCGCGATCCTGGTCGTGTCCGCCGCGGACGGCCCGATGCCCCAGACCCGCGAGCACGTGCTGCTCGCCCGCCAGGTCGGCGTCCCCTACATCGTGGTGTTCCTGAACAAGGTCGACCTGGTCGACGACGTCGAGCTCCTGGACCTGGTCGAGATGGAAGTCCGCGACCTGCTCAAGAAGTACGGCTTCCCCGGCGATGAGGTCCCGGTGATCCGCGGCTCCTCCAAGCCCGCGCTGGAGAACCCGAAGGACGACGCCGCCAACAAGTGCATCGACGAGCTGTTCGCTGCGATCGACCAGTTCATCCCGGAGCCCGCCCGCGAGACCGACAAGCCCTTCCTCATGTCCGTCGAGGACGTCTTCTCGATCAAGGGCCGCGGCACCGTCGCCACCGGCCGTATCGAGCGCGGCATCGTCAAGGTCGGTGACGCCGTCGAGATCGTCGGCCTGCACAAGGACAACAAGACGTCCACCATCACGGGCGTCGAGATGTTCCAGAAGACCCTCGACCAGGGCATCGCGGGCGACAACGTCGGCGCGCTGCTCCGCGGCATCGAGAAGGACCAGATCGAGCGCGGCCAGGTCATCTGCAAGCCCGGCTCCATCAAGCCCCACTCCAAGTTCAAGGGCCAGGTCTACGTCCTGACCAAGGAAGAGGGCGGCCGGACCACCCCGTTCTTCAACGGCTACCGCCCGCAGTTCTACTTCCGCACCACGGACGTCACCGGGGCCGTCAAGCTCCTCGGCGGCGCCGAGATGTGCATGCCCGGCGACAACATCGAGATGGAGGTCGACCTCGGCGACAAGCCCGTCGCCATGGAGAAGGGCCTCCGCTTCGCCGTCCGTGAGGGTGGCCGCACCATCGGGTCCGGCACCGTCACCGAGATCATCGAGTAA
- a CDS encoding response regulator codes for MSSGRLEGVRVLIVDDDEDVLEAIDTALQSEGAETRLVKDGNAAVLACQDDPPDIVVLDMMLPRRSGFLVLEKIKGNEDSPLVIMVTANEGRRHQAYAESLGVDKYLLKPVPLERLIDVAVQLLDKEDAEDEAAGEGEQAESTAAPDEPPAKPSRKRPK; via the coding sequence ATGAGCAGCGGCCGACTTGAAGGTGTGCGCGTCCTGATCGTCGACGACGACGAGGATGTTCTGGAGGCGATCGACACCGCTCTGCAGTCCGAGGGAGCGGAGACCAGACTCGTCAAGGATGGCAACGCCGCGGTCCTGGCCTGCCAGGATGACCCGCCGGACATTGTCGTCCTCGACATGATGCTGCCGAGGCGGTCCGGGTTCCTCGTCCTTGAGAAGATCAAGGGCAACGAGGACAGCCCGCTGGTGATCATGGTCACGGCCAACGAGGGCCGGCGGCACCAGGCGTACGCCGAGTCGCTCGGCGTCGACAAGTACCTGCTCAAGCCGGTTCCGCTAGAGCGGCTAATCGACGTTGCGGTGCAACTGCTCGATAAGGAAGACGCCGAGGACGAGGCCGCCGGGGAGGGCGAGCAGGCCGAGTCCACCGCCGCCCCCGATGAGCCGCCGGCGAAGCCCTCCCGTAAGCGTCCTAAGTAG
- a CDS encoding RNA polymerase sigma factor: protein MFATEYQNAHRALWCIAAGVLGDRSGAADVVQDAAVTGLRKLHEFQPGTSFLAWMARIVRFTAINQRRKHQRHRTGGVDPSALDATPGHGPGVAFAPVVNSRGEIVAAETVFDDRMLGALHELTEQARACLLLRVVLEMPYRDIAVALDIPEGTAMSHVHRARRQMRASLAGSGPASADGQRPKGGSS, encoded by the coding sequence ATGTTCGCCACCGAGTACCAGAACGCCCACCGAGCCCTGTGGTGCATCGCCGCCGGCGTGCTGGGCGACCGTTCAGGGGCGGCGGATGTCGTGCAGGACGCCGCCGTGACGGGCCTGCGCAAACTGCACGAGTTCCAGCCGGGCACGAGCTTCCTGGCGTGGATGGCGAGGATTGTGCGATTCACGGCGATCAACCAGCGCCGCAAACACCAGCGTCATCGCACCGGGGGTGTTGATCCATCGGCCCTGGATGCCACTCCGGGGCATGGCCCCGGCGTCGCGTTCGCCCCGGTGGTGAACTCCCGAGGCGAGATCGTCGCCGCGGAAACTGTGTTCGATGACCGCATGCTCGGTGCGCTGCACGAACTCACGGAGCAGGCCAGGGCGTGCCTCCTGCTGCGGGTGGTTCTGGAGATGCCCTACCGGGATATCGCCGTGGCGCTGGACATTCCCGAGGGGACCGCGATGAGCCACGTCCATCGCGCGCGGCGGCAGATGCGAGCATCCCTCGCCGGATCGGGGCCGGCGAGCGCGGATGGCCAGAGACCGAAAGGGGGGAGTTCGTGA
- a CDS encoding S8 family serine peptidase, with protein sequence MRTTMMSQLAAGLSVPASVLSVLILACGAAASTGSSDVRAAAGPTKNAKAVALAPERIVLWAGAGSEAFLIDTPDAPTSPAARDNADMATAADPAPAPTPGYTITNTVLIKAANLGAAQPVLDAAKATAAPMASLSGWHIATAPSVRSAAALAAALRAGGAVEEAYVDIARPMPLRTPNDPSLSLQWHLQSLAPGTIDVNVVPAWNAGFTGTGITVAVVEDGYSTTHPDILSNYDAASSMAGSGLTGHGTSVAGLVAATGNNGLFGAGVAYGAKVSKLYRGSTSVDHVTAFGFRNDVNFIKTNSWGPFDNGLITYLTAAERDALAQAVATGRGGKGTVFCWAAGNGGVFDRLDYDPFASSRYVIAVGAVDNTGVRAYYNETGASMFIVAPSNADGIHPSIYTTTGTDTFGNGFGGTSATSPQVAGVIALMLQARPALTWRDVKHILVRTARWTDASSPGWRLNGAGRRISYDYGFGAVDAAAAVSLAQAWPLVQPEQSFATPLLNVATPIPNASTPGVTRTTLVGSFLNVETAELVLNVSHTAVGDLRVTLTSPSGTVSEFATPHPDPTDNYTGFVFTTARCWDERSNGVWTVSISDEQGPADSGTFNSWQLKIYGTTACPADWDGNGTIEPADIAAYVQQWVADVSGTTTRTNFDADPQITPADLAGFIQAWVAALNSGGC encoded by the coding sequence ATGCGCACGACCATGATGAGTCAACTCGCTGCCGGTCTGAGCGTCCCGGCCTCCGTGCTTTCTGTCCTTATTCTGGCGTGCGGTGCGGCCGCATCGACCGGATCGTCCGACGTCCGCGCCGCGGCCGGGCCTACCAAGAACGCGAAGGCTGTCGCTTTGGCCCCGGAACGCATCGTGCTGTGGGCCGGCGCCGGGTCCGAGGCGTTCCTGATCGACACCCCTGACGCCCCGACCAGCCCTGCCGCCCGCGACAACGCGGACATGGCCACCGCCGCCGACCCCGCACCGGCCCCCACGCCCGGCTACACCATCACCAACACCGTCTTGATCAAGGCCGCCAACCTCGGTGCCGCGCAGCCGGTGCTCGATGCCGCCAAGGCCACCGCCGCTCCCATGGCCTCGCTCTCTGGCTGGCACATCGCCACCGCCCCATCCGTCCGTTCTGCGGCGGCCCTCGCCGCGGCCCTGCGCGCCGGCGGCGCCGTTGAGGAGGCGTACGTCGACATCGCCCGCCCGATGCCGCTCCGCACACCCAACGACCCGAGCCTCTCCCTGCAGTGGCACCTCCAGAGCCTGGCGCCGGGGACGATCGATGTGAACGTCGTTCCCGCGTGGAACGCCGGCTTTACCGGGACGGGGATCACCGTCGCCGTCGTGGAGGACGGCTACTCGACTACCCACCCTGACATCCTGAGCAACTACGACGCCGCGTCGAGCATGGCCGGGAGCGGGCTGACCGGGCACGGCACGTCTGTCGCCGGCCTGGTCGCGGCGACCGGGAACAACGGCCTCTTCGGCGCCGGCGTCGCCTATGGCGCCAAGGTCTCCAAGCTGTACCGCGGCTCCACCAGCGTTGATCACGTCACCGCGTTTGGGTTTCGCAACGACGTGAACTTCATCAAGACCAACTCCTGGGGCCCGTTCGATAACGGCCTGATCACCTACCTCACCGCCGCGGAGCGCGACGCCCTCGCCCAGGCCGTCGCCACTGGCCGTGGCGGCAAGGGCACTGTCTTCTGCTGGGCCGCGGGCAACGGCGGGGTCTTCGACCGGCTCGACTATGACCCCTTCGCCTCGTCCCGCTACGTCATCGCCGTTGGCGCGGTCGACAACACCGGCGTGCGCGCGTACTACAACGAGACCGGCGCCTCGATGTTCATCGTCGCACCGTCCAACGCCGACGGCATCCACCCATCCATCTACACCACGACCGGCACCGACACCTTCGGCAACGGCTTCGGCGGCACGAGCGCCACGTCGCCGCAGGTCGCCGGCGTGATCGCCCTCATGCTCCAGGCCCGCCCCGCGCTGACCTGGCGCGACGTCAAGCACATCCTTGTCCGCACCGCCAGGTGGACCGACGCGTCCAGCCCCGGCTGGCGGCTCAACGGCGCCGGCCGCCGCATCTCGTACGACTACGGCTTTGGCGCCGTCGACGCCGCCGCGGCCGTCTCGCTCGCGCAGGCCTGGCCCTTGGTCCAGCCCGAGCAGTCCTTCGCCACGCCGCTCCTCAACGTTGCCACGCCGATCCCCAATGCCAGCACTCCCGGCGTCACCCGGACGACCCTCGTCGGCTCGTTCCTGAACGTCGAGACCGCGGAGCTCGTGCTCAACGTCTCCCACACCGCCGTGGGCGACCTGCGTGTCACGCTCACGTCCCCCTCCGGCACCGTCTCGGAGTTCGCCACACCGCACCCGGACCCCACCGACAACTACACCGGCTTCGTCTTCACCACGGCTCGCTGCTGGGACGAGCGCAGCAACGGCGTCTGGACCGTCTCGATCTCCGACGAGCAGGGGCCCGCCGACAGCGGCACGTTCAACTCGTGGCAACTCAAGATCTACGGCACCACCGCCTGCCCCGCCGACTGGGACGGCAACGGCACCATCGAGCCCGCCGACATCGCGGCTTACGTCCAGCAGTGGGTGGCCGATGTCTCCGGAACGACCACGCGGACGAACTTCGACGCCGACCCGCAGATCACCCCCGCTGACCTTGCCGGGTTCATCCAGGCCTGGGTCGCGGCGCTGAACTCTGGCGGCTGCTAA
- a CDS encoding DUF4105 domain-containing protein: MPESAEGVVEDRATQRTGWRRSLALAGLSVLWLSLVIAALWSVGAILYSNLPWAWVRVTLTGVFIVGCVGLAGFYPRRRSALVIFLGAFGVVLIWFLLTPASNTRDWMPDVAVAPSVQIDGDRVTIRNVRDFAYRSEADYDARYTTRTVDLSRLKSIDLIMSYWGPTLICHTFVTFGFDDGQFLCCSIETRKKKGDEYSAIRGLYRQYELIYIWAEERDVIGLRTNHRGEEVFVYRLEFKPERLRRIFLDYLDRTISMETRPEWYNAVTNSCGMNIIYSAAARRPWIPLKPNLLMNGRWDRVIYESGHFSTPLPFPEFRAQSRVNTRAQAAEGSTEFSARIREGLPSIPAAPTRPGG; this comes from the coding sequence GTGCCCGAATCCGCCGAGGGCGTCGTTGAGGATCGTGCGACGCAACGGACGGGCTGGCGGCGCAGTCTCGCTCTGGCGGGTCTGAGCGTGCTGTGGCTCTCGCTTGTGATCGCGGCGTTGTGGTCCGTCGGCGCGATCCTCTATTCCAACCTGCCCTGGGCCTGGGTTCGGGTGACGCTCACGGGGGTTTTCATCGTCGGGTGCGTCGGCCTTGCCGGGTTCTACCCGCGTCGCCGCAGTGCCCTGGTGATCTTCCTTGGGGCTTTCGGGGTCGTGCTCATCTGGTTCCTGCTGACGCCGGCGTCCAACACGCGGGACTGGATGCCTGATGTGGCGGTCGCGCCGTCGGTGCAGATCGACGGTGATCGCGTGACGATCCGCAACGTCAGGGACTTCGCCTACCGCTCCGAGGCTGACTACGACGCCAGGTACACCACCCGCACCGTCGATCTCTCCCGCCTCAAGAGCATCGACCTGATCATGTCCTACTGGGGCCCGACGCTGATCTGCCACACCTTCGTCACCTTCGGGTTCGACGACGGGCAGTTCCTGTGCTGCTCCATTGAAACGAGAAAGAAGAAGGGCGACGAATACTCCGCGATCCGCGGGCTCTACCGCCAGTACGAACTCATCTACATCTGGGCCGAAGAGCGGGACGTGATCGGGCTGCGGACCAACCACCGGGGCGAGGAGGTGTTCGTCTACCGCCTCGAGTTCAAGCCCGAGCGGCTCCGCCGGATCTTCCTCGACTACCTCGACCGGACCATCTCGATGGAGACCCGGCCCGAGTGGTACAACGCCGTCACCAACTCCTGCGGCATGAACATCATCTACAGCGCCGCAGCACGCCGGCCGTGGATCCCGCTCAAACCGAACCTGCTGATGAACGGCCGGTGGGACCGGGTGATCTACGAGTCCGGCCACTTCTCAACGCCGCTCCCGTTCCCGGAGTTCCGCGCGCAGAGCCGGGTGAACACCAGGGCCCAGGCGGCCGAGGGCTCCACCGAGTTCTCCGCCCGGATCCGCGAGGGCCTGCCCTCGATCCCCGCCGCGCCGACCCGCCCGGGCGGGTGA
- a CDS encoding fibro-slime domain-containing protein, translating into MARGTHGRNAAVSAAGIIAVAGLTVVSLPGTGRALSSDPYADLPAAITLAGTVRDFRAAGTPGGHADFEAYNTGHRVGLVAAELDADGKPVYIGEGKSVQTQYRDSRGRNIMPAMYDQSKGDAAGALASPSSRAVTSQATMAQWWRDVPGTNMAKSHSIVLSRQPNTNIYSFHEQDNESTAEREGFFPADNDLYNDMNPTYHHNYHFTYELSTRFVYKQGGGQTFTFVGDDDVYVFIDGKLAIDVGGVHSAVSQTVDLDRFASKHGLRDGSTYSLKFFFAERRTTRSNCRIDTTLFLLPAELPKTAFLFD; encoded by the coding sequence ATGGCGCGCGGAACTCACGGCAGGAATGCGGCGGTGTCGGCAGCGGGGATCATCGCTGTGGCGGGGCTCACCGTCGTCTCCCTTCCCGGCACCGGCCGGGCGCTCTCGAGCGATCCCTACGCCGACCTCCCGGCGGCCATCACGCTCGCCGGGACCGTGCGGGACTTCCGCGCGGCGGGAACGCCCGGCGGCCACGCGGACTTCGAGGCCTACAACACCGGCCACCGCGTCGGCCTTGTCGCCGCTGAACTCGACGCCGACGGCAAGCCTGTCTACATCGGCGAGGGCAAATCGGTCCAGACGCAATACCGCGACAGCCGCGGCCGCAACATCATGCCGGCGATGTACGACCAGTCCAAGGGCGACGCCGCGGGGGCGCTCGCCTCCCCCTCGTCACGGGCCGTCACCTCCCAGGCGACGATGGCGCAGTGGTGGCGGGACGTGCCGGGCACGAACATGGCCAAGTCGCACTCCATCGTCCTCTCTCGCCAGCCCAACACGAACATCTACAGCTTCCACGAGCAGGACAACGAGTCCACCGCCGAGCGAGAGGGCTTCTTCCCCGCCGATAACGACCTCTACAACGACATGAACCCGACCTACCACCACAACTACCACTTCACCTACGAACTCTCGACCCGGTTCGTCTACAAGCAGGGCGGCGGCCAGACCTTCACCTTCGTCGGCGACGACGACGTGTACGTGTTCATCGACGGGAAGCTGGCGATCGACGTGGGCGGCGTGCACAGCGCCGTTTCACAGACGGTCGACCTGGACCGCTTCGCTTCCAAGCACGGCCTGCGCGACGGATCCACCTACTCGCTCAAGTTCTTCTTTGCCGAGCGGCGGACCACACGGTCCAACTGCCGCATCGATACCACCCTGTTCCTGCTCCCAGCCGAGCTGCCCAAGACGGCGTTCCTGTTCGATTGA
- the cls gene encoding cardiolipin synthase, with protein sequence MLPHDPTTWTTLYFASEWVIRLIMIVVVPFRRTPAAAKGWLLLLFFLPWPGLILYHLIGRPTYPKWRLDQVAKLPPVAEPIRERISQAGFVAEPPLPESLAHASLLVRNLGRMRPLAGNSTEIIDRYDAWIDRLVADIDSAAQSVHLMFYIFANDATGMKVIEAIRRATARGVACRVLIDYLGSSRWRAGTLAALHAAGAEAHCSLPVKMFHPRARLDLRNHAKIAVIDGAVAHTGSQNIVDSTFKPGLAYEDLMVRLVGPVGLELQALFAADWFLESGKMLDLEGHFPAPDKAGSVDAQVLPSSPDFPVPNVQRLVVALIHAARERVVLTTPYLVPDEALLQALQTAVLRGIEVHIVVASQPDQVLVCLAQRSYYDELLSMGVVVHEYHARFLHAKHVSIDGEIALIGSSNMDIRSFVLNAEAVVVLYDKGVTADLRRIQERYFAESNPLDLEVWRRRPLRRKIAENLARLMSPLL encoded by the coding sequence ATGCTCCCGCACGACCCAACCACCTGGACAACCCTCTACTTTGCCTCGGAGTGGGTCATCCGCCTGATCATGATCGTGGTCGTTCCGTTCCGGCGGACGCCCGCCGCGGCGAAGGGGTGGCTGCTGCTGCTGTTCTTCCTGCCATGGCCGGGGCTGATTCTTTATCACCTCATCGGGCGGCCGACGTACCCCAAGTGGCGGCTGGACCAGGTCGCGAAACTGCCGCCGGTGGCCGAGCCGATCCGCGAGCGGATCAGCCAGGCCGGGTTCGTCGCCGAGCCTCCGCTCCCCGAGTCGCTGGCGCACGCGAGCCTGCTGGTCCGGAACCTGGGTCGGATGCGGCCGCTCGCGGGCAACTCGACCGAGATCATCGACCGGTACGACGCCTGGATCGACCGGCTGGTGGCGGACATCGACAGCGCTGCGCAGAGCGTGCACCTGATGTTCTACATCTTCGCAAACGACGCCACGGGGATGAAGGTGATCGAGGCGATCCGGCGCGCGACCGCCCGCGGCGTGGCCTGCCGCGTGTTGATCGACTACCTGGGCTCGTCTCGTTGGCGGGCAGGGACGCTCGCGGCGCTGCACGCGGCAGGAGCGGAGGCCCATTGCTCGCTGCCGGTGAAGATGTTCCATCCACGGGCGCGGCTGGACCTGCGGAACCACGCCAAGATCGCAGTGATCGACGGGGCGGTGGCGCACACCGGCTCGCAGAATATCGTGGACTCCACGTTCAAGCCCGGGCTTGCGTACGAGGATCTCATGGTCCGGCTCGTCGGCCCCGTGGGGCTGGAACTGCAGGCGCTCTTCGCCGCGGATTGGTTCCTTGAGTCCGGGAAGATGCTGGACCTGGAGGGGCACTTCCCAGCGCCGGACAAGGCGGGCAGCGTCGATGCCCAGGTGCTGCCGAGCAGCCCGGATTTCCCCGTCCCCAACGTTCAGCGGCTGGTGGTGGCGCTGATCCACGCGGCGAGGGAGCGGGTGGTGCTGACCACCCCGTACCTGGTCCCCGACGAGGCGCTCCTGCAGGCGCTGCAGACCGCCGTGCTGCGCGGCATCGAGGTGCACATCGTGGTCGCCAGCCAGCCCGACCAGGTGCTGGTGTGCCTGGCGCAGCGATCCTACTACGACGAACTCCTGAGCATGGGGGTGGTCGTGCACGAGTACCACGCCAGGTTCCTCCACGCCAAGCACGTGAGCATCGACGGCGAGATCGCCCTGATCGGGTCGAGCAATATGGACATCCGCTCATTCGTGCTCAACGCCGAGGCGGTCGTGGTCCTGTACGACAAGGGAGTGACGGCCGACCTGCGCCGCATCCAGGAGCGATATTTCGCCGAGAGCAACCCGCTGGATCTGGAGGTGTGGCGGCGGCGCCCGCTGCGCCGGAAGATCGCGGAGAATCTGGCGCGGCTGATGAGCCCGCTGCTGTAG
- the nusG gene encoding transcription termination/antitermination factor NusG: protein MSDKNATTDSQTEGAPERAGVITGDDPIRQGDMNWFVLRVASNKESYVRETLLRKVQIEAMQHLVGRILVPTEKTKTVKGGKQRIVESKLYPGYVFVEMRLEPDGRIPQDVFFLIKETTGVGDFVGTAGRPTPMKDHEIEKMLIDSRKPEDQPTVKLVFQKGENVRVKEGPFEGYEGTVDELFPDKGVVRVLVTIFGRQAPIDLEEWQLGKADEV, encoded by the coding sequence ATGTCCGACAAGAACGCTACGACCGACAGCCAAACCGAGGGTGCCCCGGAGCGGGCCGGTGTGATCACCGGCGACGATCCGATCCGGCAGGGTGATATGAACTGGTTCGTGCTCCGCGTCGCCTCCAACAAGGAGTCGTACGTCCGCGAGACGCTGCTGCGCAAGGTCCAGATCGAGGCGATGCAGCACCTGGTCGGCCGAATCCTGGTCCCCACCGAGAAGACCAAGACCGTCAAGGGCGGCAAGCAGCGGATCGTCGAGAGCAAGCTCTATCCCGGCTACGTCTTCGTCGAGATGCGCCTCGAGCCCGACGGCCGTATCCCGCAGGACGTGTTCTTCCTCATCAAGGAGACGACCGGCGTCGGTGATTTCGTCGGCACCGCGGGGCGCCCCACGCCGATGAAGGACCACGAGATCGAGAAGATGCTCATCGATTCTCGCAAGCCCGAGGACCAACCGACTGTCAAGCTCGTCTTCCAGAAGGGCGAGAACGTCCGCGTCAAGGAGGGCCCCTTCGAGGGCTACGAGGGGACGGTGGACGAGCTGTTCCCCGACAAGGGCGTCGTCCGCGTGCTGGTCACGATCTTCGGCCGCCAGGCCCCAATCGACCTCGAGGAGTGGCAGCTGGGCAAGGCCGACGAGGTCTGA
- the secE gene encoding preprotein translocase subunit SecE, translated as MAIGIYKPGQGYWVRVLTASLLAVVVLATSAWVYSQAGLAFESLPKSVWSFQLKSTNGAVSPGDVVTFLAKPARPGDAPASIGTAKVLSYDQFNTELRVSGFVGATPESDLSRAGRVSAGGAAPFTGEVTGSPTASAAVEPLMVQGAAVGIVLLIGAVIIYWVVAIRPGTVDFLVATDTEMKKVNWSTRKDIVRSTGVVIFASVLIAGVLYGFDQVFSLFFRAIGILATGSGS; from the coding sequence ATGGCCATCGGAATCTACAAGCCCGGGCAGGGGTATTGGGTGCGGGTGCTCACGGCCTCGCTGCTCGCGGTGGTCGTCCTGGCCACCTCGGCGTGGGTGTACTCCCAGGCCGGGCTCGCGTTCGAGTCGCTGCCCAAGTCGGTCTGGTCCTTCCAGCTCAAGAGCACGAACGGCGCGGTGAGCCCGGGCGATGTGGTGACCTTCCTCGCCAAGCCCGCTCGCCCCGGCGATGCACCCGCCTCGATCGGCACCGCCAAGGTGCTCTCCTACGACCAGTTCAACACCGAGCTCCGCGTCTCCGGGTTCGTCGGGGCCACCCCCGAGTCCGACCTGAGCCGCGCCGGCCGCGTCTCGGCGGGCGGGGCCGCGCCTTTCACCGGCGAGGTCACCGGGTCGCCCACCGCCTCCGCGGCCGTCGAGCCGCTGATGGTCCAGGGCGCCGCGGTCGGCATCGTCCTGCTGATCGGCGCCGTGATCATCTACTGGGTCGTGGCGATCCGCCCCGGCACGGTGGACTTCCTCGTCGCCACCGACACGGAGATGAAGAAGGTCAACTGGTCCACTCGGAAGGATATCGTGCGGTCCACCGGCGTGGTGATCTTCGCGTCGGTGCTGATCGCCGGCGTGCTCTACGGGTTCGACCAGGTGTTCTCCCTGTTCTTCCGCGCGATCGGCATCCTGGCGACGGGCTCGGGATCCTGA